In the genome of uncultured Pseudomonas sp., the window ACTCACGCCCGTCAGGTCATTCCAGAACGCTTCCGGCAGCAGTAACAGGCTCAACTGCGCCAAGGGCTGCCCCGTCAGCTGCAGCGCCTTGAGCAGATCAAACTGGCCACAAAACATCAGCCCCAGCAGCACCAGCAGAGCGACCGCGAGGCCCAGGACGAAACAGGCGGAAAACTGCATCAATACACGCATCATATTGGGCTCCCCAGCGGGCGCAGCCTGAGCGGCGCCCTGGTTGGTCAAAGGCTGCTGGCCGGACTGGTTTTGCCCACGCCGTACCAGTCGAGTTTGCGCGTCAGCACCATCACCCCCGTGAGCACGCCAAACACCAGAATCGAGCCCATCAGCAGCGCGTAGTCCTCGGCATTCAACAGGGCAAACAGCAAGCCGTAGAGCGCCGCCAACAGCAGACCGAAGCCCCCGCCACGCAGCGCACTGTGCAACACATGGCTGACGTAGAAGCCGATCAGCAGCACGCAGGCGGTTGCCGCAATGGCGTAAGCCAGAACAAAACTCAGGTGCTCGGACAGCGACAGCAACAGTAGGTAAAACAGCGCCAACGACATGCCCACCAGGGCGTATTGCACCGGGTGTACAGCCATACGTTTGAGTACTTCAAAGAGGAAGAACACAGCAAAGGTCAGGCCGATAAACAGCAACGCGTATTTAATCGCCCGCTCGGTTTTCAGGTACTGATCCACCGGGTCGATAAAGCTCACCCCAAAGTTGCGCGCGGTCAGCGCATTGCAGCTGTCCTCGTGCACACAGTCACGCAGCGCCTCTTCCAGGTTGGTGGCGAAGAAACTGGTCTGCCAGTGCGCCTTGAAACCAGTCGCCAGCACCTCGCGGCTACTCGGCAGGTACTCACCGACAAAGCTCGGGTGCGGCCAGTCGGCGCTCAGCTCAACCCGACTGTCACGGCCGACCGGGGTGATACTTAATTGCTCGGTGCCTTGCAGCTTTAAATCAAAGGCGAACTCCAGCACCTGTCCGCCCTGGCTATCGAGCGGCGGCAAAGGTGCATGCACACCGGCCCCCAAACGCTCATCGCCCGAGCCTGGCGCAAAACCCCAGTTGCCGCCGTTAAAGCGCAGCTGCAGATCGTTGCTGATACCGCGAATATCACTGATGCCAACGGAGAGGAATGGCGTGGCGAATTGATACAGACCGAGGTCATCACCCAAGCCAAGCCGCGCCGGTAGTTTGAAGGCGCCACTGATTTGGTTGTCGCTGCGGTACAGCAACGCCTTGTAGATACCCCGCGCACGCTCCTCGGTCGCCACCGTGCCGTTGAGCACAAAGCGCTCCGGCAGAAAGTACAAACGGCCGCTACGTCTTTGC includes:
- the creD gene encoding cell envelope integrity protein CreD; the protein is MNRILGFKLGAVALLILLLLIPLSMIDGLVSERQYQRAEVLQDIARSSSYRQQLTGPILVMPYTKVWHQWKTHAKTGERYMEEQRRSGRLYFLPERFVLNGTVATEERARGIYKALLYRSDNQISGAFKLPARLGLGDDLGLYQFATPFLSVGISDIRGISNDLQLRFNGGNWGFAPGSGDERLGAGVHAPLPPLDSQGGQVLEFAFDLKLQGTEQLSITPVGRDSRVELSADWPHPSFVGEYLPSSREVLATGFKAHWQTSFFATNLEEALRDCVHEDSCNALTARNFGVSFIDPVDQYLKTERAIKYALLFIGLTFAVFFLFEVLKRMAVHPVQYALVGMSLALFYLLLLSLSEHLSFVLAYAIAATACVLLIGFYVSHVLHSALRGGGFGLLLAALYGLLFALLNAEDYALLMGSILVFGVLTGVMVLTRKLDWYGVGKTSPASSL